A stretch of Schistocerca americana isolate TAMUIC-IGC-003095 chromosome 3, iqSchAmer2.1, whole genome shotgun sequence DNA encodes these proteins:
- the LOC124605116 gene encoding T-cell immunomodulatory protein isoform X3 yields the protein MPLINENGELFGLQETMELKEINTIAFAPGVTSHFAVSWSEDNKMSLVTSKGIHIFVLMLIFTHVPAVSADDLSVPVFNHTDGKLAAFGDFDRDGRTDIAVLNRNGRSVEVLLARETEPLMKRSCTSHYCCNFPFEVVAAAPADFDGDTHLDIAISARGSEGNSINIYMVWGGPDGLTCPSDYASPTMSLISQPLILDYDGNTIADIFGTTANSSQFWSFVGNRSAPLAVPLGNTRHKLRIPHSHAFLDVVGDSAADLILSADNGFEIWLGSPNGSYSFDHFVNNPPGTVIGQSLFVDVHLEGDLFHIVPVCFDDPCRNSTLYALSGKKWLNLNPNFKDETGVVWGFYKSASGSPITVRSGDFNMDGHPDLLATMENGNGKPVVLLLENVPCIADSCGGSGRTFTVRKDALATLGSGCDMGAFFDLYQDGVTDVVLSTEDKGSLKAFRNTLDYDANFVKVVVLAAAATDENRGRGGSMAGVRVSYRTTTQEGEHRKAAAAQLSQSAYAALQLPHSTFGLGRTPNFVDRLTVTAGGRSQDFTQVIPNSQIVVIVAPGPFSLWRAQLFVTPSKAALMSVVALSGTCVVIIAIIGALHLRERKEDRRERLQQAHRFHFDAM from the coding sequence GTGCTGATGCTGATATTCACGCATGTACCAGCCGTCTCAGCGGATGACCTGTCTGTTCCAGTCTTTAACCATACTGATGGAAAACTGGCAGCATTTGGAGACTTCGACAGGGACGGCCGAACAGATATAGCTGTACTGAACAGGAATGGTCGCTCTGTTGAAGTGCTTCTTGCACGTGAAACAGAGCCACTGATGAAGCGCAGTTGTACAAGTCATTATTGCTGTAATTTTCCTTTTGAAGTAGTAGCTGCTGCCCCAGCAGACTTTGATGGTGACACACATTTGGACATAGCCATCTCTGCCCGTGGATCTGAAGGCAATTCCATAAATATTTATATGGTTTGGGGTGGACCAGATGGCTTAACATGTCCTTCAGATTATGCATCACCTACGATGTCACTCATAAGTCAGCCACTAATTCTTGACTATGATGGAAACACAATTGCTGATATTTTTGGCACCACAGCTAATAGTAGCCAGTTTTGGTCTTTTGTGGGAAATCGTTCAGCACCATTAGCTGTTCCATTGGGAAACACAAGGCACAAACTGAGAATTCCACATTCACACGCGTTTCTCGATGTTGTTGGTGACTCTGCTGCTGATTTAATCCTCTCAGCTGACAATGGCTTTGAAATATGGTTAGGCAGCCCAAATGGAAGTTACAGCTTTGATCATTTTGTGAACAATCCCCCAGGCACTGTGATTGGCCAAAGTTTGTTTGTTGATGTGCATTTAGAAGGTGATCTCTTTCACATTGTCCCTGTTTGTTTTGATGATCCTTGCAGAAACAGTACACTCTATGCACTGTCTGGCAAAAAATGGCTCAATCTGAATCCCAATTTCAAAGATGAAACAGGTGTTGTCTGGGGATTTTATAAATCAGCCTCTGGGTCTCCTATcacagtgagatctggtgatttcAACATGGATGGCCATCCTGACCTTCTGGCAACCATGGAGAATGGCAATGGAAAGCCTGTAGTCCTGCTCTTAGAGAATGTGCCATGTATTGCAGATAGCTGTGGTGGATCAGGACGAACATTTACTGTGCGTAAAGATGCATTAGCGACACTCGGTTCTGGATGCGATATGGGAGCATTTTTCGACCTGTATCAAGATGGAGTAACTGATGTTGTGCTTTCTACAGAAGATAAAGGTAGCCTTAAAGCATTTCGCAACACACTTGATTATGATGCAAATTTTGTAAAAGTTGTTGTTCTGGCAGCAGCTGCTACAGATGAGAACAGAGGACGTGGTGGTAGCATGGCAGGTGTCCGTGTTTCTTATCGCACAACTACCCAAGAAGGAGAGCACCGTAAGGCTGCTGCAGCACAATTGTCACAGTCAGCGTATGCTGCTTTGCAGCTGCCACATTCTACCTTTGGTTTGGGACGCACTCCAAACTTTGTGGATCGACTGACAGTGACTGCTGGAGGACGTTCACAAGACTTTACTCAGGTGATACCAAACTCTCAAATTGTGGTGATAGTAGCACCTGGTCCATTCTCTCTGTGGAGAGCCCAGTTATTTGTCACTCCTAGCAAAGCAGCCCTAATGTCAGTGGTGGCACTGTCGGGAACGTGTGTTGTGATCATAGCAATTATTGGTGCTCTTCATTTGCGTGAACGCAAAGAGGATAGGCGTGAACGTCTGCAACAGGCACACAGGTTCCATTTTGATGCAATGTGA